One genomic region from Treponema primitia ZAS-1 encodes:
- the leuS gene encoding leucine--tRNA ligase: MAKYPFETIEPKWQKYWEELKTFKAVEDPSFPKEKRRYVLDMFPYPSAQGLHVGHPEGYTATDIYCRYLRMSGYNVLHPMGFDAFGLPAENYAIKTGTHPALTTAANINHFRTQIKSLGFSYDWDREVDTSGEKYYRWTQWIFLKLFEKGLAYEAESPINWCPSCKTGLANEEVKDGCCDRCGTKVTRKRIRQWILKITAYAERLLEDLDSLDWPEPVKLMQRNWIGRSEGANVSFKIDGHRDALEIYTTRPDTLFGATYMVLSPEHTLVDKITTPDQKAAVNAYIEGAAKKSDLERTDLAKEKTGVFSGAYAINPVNGKKIPIWIADYVLISYGTGAIMAVPAHDERDWDFAKAFKLPIIQVVSNEKPAPGQDYSAEPPECTVADGWSVNSGEFTGLPTAEAKAKVTAWVEAQGLGKKAVNYKLRDWIFSRQRYWGEPIPLVHCDHCGIVPLPETDLPLRLPDVQSYTPTGTGESPLAGITDWVNTTCPKCGGKAKRETNTMPQWAGSCWYYLRYLDPDNSTAFAAKDKIDYWAPVDLYVGGVEHAVLHLLYSRFWHKVLYDLGLVNTKEPFQRLVNQGMILGEDNLKMSKSRGNVINPDDIVKNYGADSMRVYEMFMGPLEVTKPWLTAGLVGVSRFLERLWAIAEKPVSDGAGNEDLVRLLHKTIRKVSRDTATLNFNTAISQMMVYSNELAKLEEVPRSLWEPLVLMISAYAPHLGEELWEKLGRTGSVSRETWPAWDEKLTADNEVTVVAQVNGKIRDKFTAAAGTSREELEKTALALPGILKWIEGQNIVKVISVPGKLVNIVVK, translated from the coding sequence ATGGCAAAATACCCCTTTGAGACCATCGAACCCAAATGGCAGAAGTATTGGGAAGAGCTTAAGACCTTTAAGGCTGTGGAGGACCCGTCTTTCCCCAAAGAAAAGCGCCGGTATGTGCTGGATATGTTCCCCTACCCCTCCGCCCAGGGGCTTCACGTGGGGCATCCCGAAGGCTATACCGCCACGGATATCTACTGCCGCTACCTGCGTATGAGCGGGTACAATGTGCTGCACCCCATGGGCTTTGACGCCTTTGGGCTGCCGGCGGAGAATTACGCCATCAAGACCGGAACCCACCCGGCGCTGACTACCGCGGCGAACATCAATCATTTCCGCACCCAGATCAAGTCCCTGGGTTTTTCCTACGACTGGGACCGGGAAGTTGATACCTCCGGGGAGAAGTACTACCGCTGGACCCAGTGGATCTTCCTCAAGCTCTTTGAGAAGGGCCTGGCCTACGAAGCGGAGAGCCCCATCAACTGGTGCCCCTCCTGCAAAACCGGGTTGGCCAACGAAGAAGTAAAGGACGGCTGCTGCGACCGCTGCGGAACCAAGGTAACCCGAAAACGCATACGCCAATGGATATTGAAGATCACCGCCTATGCGGAACGGCTCCTGGAAGACCTGGACAGCCTGGACTGGCCGGAGCCGGTCAAGCTCATGCAGCGAAACTGGATAGGCCGCTCCGAGGGCGCAAATGTCAGCTTTAAGATTGACGGGCATCGTGACGCCCTGGAGATTTACACCACCCGGCCGGACACCCTCTTTGGGGCGACCTACATGGTCCTCTCGCCGGAACATACCCTGGTGGACAAGATTACTACGCCGGATCAAAAGGCTGCGGTGAACGCTTATATTGAAGGGGCGGCAAAGAAGAGCGATCTTGAACGGACCGATTTAGCAAAGGAGAAGACCGGGGTTTTCTCCGGCGCCTATGCCATAAACCCGGTGAACGGAAAAAAGATACCCATCTGGATAGCGGACTATGTTCTTATTTCCTACGGAACCGGGGCTATCATGGCGGTTCCTGCCCACGATGAACGGGACTGGGATTTTGCCAAGGCCTTTAAGCTGCCCATCATCCAAGTGGTATCCAACGAAAAACCCGCGCCTGGACAGGATTACTCCGCGGAGCCGCCGGAGTGTACGGTGGCCGATGGCTGGTCGGTGAATTCCGGCGAGTTTACCGGGCTCCCCACGGCGGAAGCTAAGGCCAAAGTTACCGCCTGGGTTGAGGCCCAGGGCTTGGGAAAAAAGGCGGTGAACTACAAGCTGCGGGACTGGATCTTCAGCCGGCAGCGTTACTGGGGGGAGCCGATCCCGCTGGTCCACTGCGATCACTGCGGCATCGTTCCCTTGCCCGAAACTGACTTGCCCCTGCGGCTGCCCGATGTCCAGTCCTATACTCCCACCGGTACCGGGGAATCCCCCCTGGCGGGGATCACCGATTGGGTGAACACCACCTGCCCCAAGTGCGGGGGCAAGGCCAAGCGGGAAACCAACACCATGCCCCAGTGGGCTGGGTCCTGTTGGTATTACCTGCGCTACCTGGACCCGGACAACAGTACTGCTTTTGCCGCAAAGGACAAAATCGACTACTGGGCCCCGGTGGACCTCTACGTGGGCGGTGTTGAACATGCGGTGCTGCACCTCCTCTACAGCCGTTTCTGGCACAAGGTCCTCTACGACCTGGGGCTGGTCAATACCAAGGAGCCCTTCCAGCGGCTGGTTAACCAGGGGATGATCCTTGGGGAAGATAACCTGAAGATGAGCAAGAGCCGGGGAAATGTTATCAACCCCGACGACATCGTAAAAAACTACGGCGCCGATTCCATGCGGGTCTACGAGATGTTCATGGGACCCCTGGAGGTGACAAAGCCCTGGCTCACCGCGGGGCTCGTCGGGGTGTCCCGGTTCCTGGAACGGCTCTGGGCTATCGCGGAAAAGCCGGTAAGCGACGGCGCGGGGAACGAAGACCTGGTGCGGCTGCTTCATAAAACTATCCGGAAGGTAAGCAGGGACACCGCAACACTGAACTTTAATACCGCTATCAGCCAGATGATGGTCTACTCCAATGAGCTGGCGAAACTGGAAGAGGTCCCCCGCAGCCTCTGGGAACCGCTGGTACTGATGATAAGCGCCTACGCGCCCCACCTGGGGGAAGAGCTCTGGGAAAAGCTGGGCCGCACCGGTTCGGTGTCCCGGGAAAC